The nucleotide sequence CGGATTCAACCACCTGGAAAGGATCACCAGCTGATGGAACACCGCTTATTCCCAATACCTCAACAGGCATTGAAGGAGTTGCTTCCTCAACCTGCTGGCCCAAATCAGTAAACATCGCACGTACCCTACCTGAATACAGCCCCACAACAAAGGGATCGCCCACTCTAAGTGTTCCATTTTGAATCAGTACCGTTGCTATCGGACCCCTGCCTGGGTCAAGTTTGGATTCAATAACTACACCTCGTGCTCGCAATTTTGGATTTGCCTTTAATTCTAACATTTCGGCCTGAATCAGAATAAGTTCCAAAAGTTCATTAATATTAATTTTTTGTTTTGCGCTTATTTCAGCAAATAATGTTGTACCGCCCCATTCCTCCGGAATAAGCTCATACGCTGTTAATTCCTGTTTTACTCTGTTTGGATTTGCTTCTGGCAGATCTATTTTATTGATAGCAACTATAATGGGGACATTTGCTGCCTTTGCATGGTTTATTGCCTCAACCGTCTGTGGCATTACGCCATCATCTGCTGCTACTACCAGTACAACAATATCAGTAACACTTGCGCCTCTGGCTCGCATGGTGGTAAAGGCTTCATGGCCGGGCGTATCTAGAAATGTTACAAATTTATCACCTACTTTTACCCTGTATGCACCTATATGTTGTGTGATACCACCATGCTCGGTTGCCACAACATTTGTTTCGCGTATGGCATCAAGTAATTTTGTTTTTCCATGGTCAACATGCCCCATAACAG is from Spirochaetota bacterium and encodes:
- the infB gene encoding translation initiation factor IF-2; its protein translation is VMGHVDHGKTKLLDAIRETNVVATEHGGITQHIGAYRVKVGDKFVTFLDTPGHEAFTTMRARGASVTDIVVLVVAADDGVMPQTVEAINHAKAANVPIIVAINKIDLPEANPNRVKQELTAYELIPEEWGGTTLFAEISAKQKININELLELILIQAEMLELKANPKLRARGVVIESKLDPGRGPIATVLIQNGTLRVGDPFVVGLYSGRVRAMFTDLGQQVEEATPSMPVEVLGISGVPSAGDPFQVVESEKYARQIAQKRQELVRLESAQKIKKVTLEDLNTMIKEGEIKELKIVIKADVDGSVQALRDSLQKLSTNDIRVKVIHAATGGINESDVMLASASNALIIGYQVRPSAKVLEIAEKERVSIKYYNIIYDAINDVKAAMEGMLSPEIKEEITSTGEVKQIFKISKVGTVAGAIVLTGRLKRSDKIRLIRDGVVVYDGKLNSLKRFKNDAAEVEAGQECG